A window of bacterium genomic DNA:
TGGTGGGTGAGCATAAGGTGCTGCCCGGCGTGGCCTATCTTGAAATGGCACGGGCCGCAGGTGAGATCAGCGGAGAGAGAAGGGTCAGGAAACTCAAAGACATTGTCTGGGCACAACCGATCACTGTAACCGCATCCCCTCAGCAGGTGCACATCAGCCTGTATCCTCAGCAGCAAGACAGGGTGGAGTATGAGGTAAGTACGATGGGTGAGGATAACCGGCGGGTGGTGCACAGCCAGGGAAAGCTGGTCTATGAGGAGAGAGAGGAGAATAAAAAGAAGAAATACCAGGAGGAAGAAAACAGGAAAAGCAAAGCCGGGATTACCCACAAGGGCTTTGAAGCTGCACCGGGGGCAGATTTCATCGATATCGAAGCCATTAAGGTTCGATGTCAGGGGTTGAAAAGCAGCCAGGAGTGCTATCATGCCTTTCAGACCGGGGGCATACAATACGGCCCGGGCTTTCAGACCATCAGGGAGCTTTTCTTCAATGGGAAAGAGGCCCTGGCACGCCTCGAGGTGCCCCGGAATCTCAAGGGCAGCATTCATGCATTCGGGCTGCATCCATCCCTGATGGATGGGGCATTGCAGACAGTGGCAGGACTTATGCCAGACAAGGCTGAAGGCCAGGAAAAAAGCTCTGCCGATGCTCTCTATCTTCCCTTTGCCCTGGGAGAGGTGGAGATTATCAGCCCCCTGCTGCCTGAGACCTGCTATGCCTATGTGACTGTAGCCGAAGATAAGCCAGGCAAGAAGTTGTCAGCCAGGGATTTGCCAGCCAGGGATTTGCCAGCAGAAAATCTGCCCTCTGCACGGTCCAGGGTCAAAAGATACAACATTCAGCTTGCAGATGAAGACGGCCAAGTGCTGGTGAGCATGAAGGACTTCTCCCTCCGGGCACTCAGGCAACCCCAAAAGGGATCGCGCATCATCAGTGGGATTAGTGGGAACACCGAAGCGAGAAAAGCCCAGGCTGGTGGGACACTAGTCAGTCAGGCTGACGGGGTACTGGTCAAGCAGGCTGATGAGGAATTGGTCAGGATGTATTGCCGCAGTGTGTGGGAGAAGTCAGGGGAATGCTGCCAGGCCATTAAGACTGCTGAGGCTGGTCAGGATGTGGTGGTGGCAGAGGGTGCTGCTCTTTCAGGGCATGTGCTTATCTTTGAGACTCATGGGAATACCGGGGAGGGCAGCAGTGAGGATGCTATTGAGGATACCAATGTGCAGGTTTCCCAGCTCATGCAGGAAATGATGACTGCACGGGGTGAAAACAGGGCACAGCTCATCATTGTCAAGCCGGGACAGGAATACCGTGAGATTGGTGAGCTCATGTATGAAATTAATCCCGGCAACCGGCAGGACTACTTCCGGTTAATTGAGAACCTGGCCAGCAGGCAGGTGATGCCGGATATCATTTTTCACCTGTGGTCATTATGGCCGCCA
This region includes:
- a CDS encoding polyketide synthase dehydratase domain-containing protein, coding for KLSKLAQLWVNGAGIEWKILPQNIGCRRVSLPPYPFARERHWVAVPASSVSVSDWSMNPAQAACAGQDQLGGVERALSQGQIPGLHPLAGLHPPTGLHPLIGSNTSTLREQKFSTWLSGSEFFLADHVVGEHKVLPGVAYLEMARAAGEISGERRVRKLKDIVWAQPITVTASPQQVHISLYPQQQDRVEYEVSTMGEDNRRVVHSQGKLVYEEREENKKKKYQEEENRKSKAGITHKGFEAAPGADFIDIEAIKVRCQGLKSSQECYHAFQTGGIQYGPGFQTIRELFFNGKEALARLEVPRNLKGSIHAFGLHPSLMDGALQTVAGLMPDKAEGQEKSSADALYLPFALGEVEIISPLLPETCYAYVTVAEDKPGKKLSARDLPARDLPAENLPSARSRVKRYNIQLADEDGQVLVSMKDFSLRALRQPQKGSRIISGISGNTEARKAQAGGTLVSQADGVLVKQADEELVRMYCRSVWEKSGECCQAIKTAEAGQDVVVAEGAALSGHVLIFETHGNTGEGSSEDAIEDTNVQVSQLMQEMMTARGENRAQLIIVKPGQEYREIGELMYEINPGNRQDYFRLIENLASRQVMPDIIFHLWSLWPPGPMGPMNPEGDYPTGLNPASQPDFKAWLDQGMYSICYLSQALMEQKRAQEQKSRRKVRLLYVYPSPGDYPQPQYAAASGLIKTIRLENPRLIYKAVGLESKDSLALDEEGENIHHPHPASPATGAPCLKGEEWKGCTSIPPRPFGERAGVRGCMVRSNKVMTSPWSQPQSRATALEILSILLAELCTGCEDEVDIRYEGGQRFVRRWQEIAFGSETDKDTQDDAGKGTQDDTDKANQDQIPALL